A DNA window from Campylobacter concisus contains the following coding sequences:
- a CDS encoding AAA family ATPase, whose protein sequence is MLYLKVDDEYYYSEEGKKELAAKYNLSEENLVFARSKEAILNAFADGSIARIVFIAPYLPESLSSEFKGIFDVIRVDNKYGLLTKKQKEENIDPMTILREKLGSNIYAPVVTFDDYIIDKTSGSFITMMSNLKAIETRQECGVISKGFFLTGVPGTGKTFFAKCIAGELKRYLIELNLSFFINADDTFGLLNKFFSFFKFTEGKFVLLIDEIEKMFNDSPKSKQVLGYLLTTLNEFADKNSKNKADVLFIATANNVTDLVKKNPELFRKGRFDQSIYLTAPKAEKAISTFEYYIKKSQEKFANVSIPMLFLTAKLNQNNEKVIFYDDNTRYSQIVTLIQSNDAVMNIINNYTLVSDKRSEQKNELYEILLKKQDAVNLIDEIKTTYKFAPDAIQLVEDGFSIYRDRMETNRSEFPYVPAEIESIVTELFSDYYFSERDTDIIKFFNANTPLQISMSSGIKEMNGATMEFTKM, encoded by the coding sequence ATGTTATATTTAAAAGTAGATGACGAATACTATTATTCAGAAGAAGGCAAAAAGGAGTTGGCAGCGAAATATAATCTGTCTGAAGAAAATTTGGTTTTTGCAAGAAGCAAAGAAGCCATTTTGAATGCCTTTGCGGACGGAAGTATTGCAAGAATAGTATTTATTGCGCCATATTTACCAGAAAGTCTTTCATCAGAATTTAAAGGCATTTTTGACGTTATAAGGGTTGATAATAAGTATGGCTTACTAACCAAAAAGCAAAAAGAAGAGAATATTGATCCAATGACGATCTTGCGTGAGAAACTAGGGTCAAATATATATGCTCCAGTCGTTACCTTTGACGATTACATTATTGACAAGACAAGTGGCTCATTTATTACAATGATGAGTAACCTAAAGGCCATAGAAACAAGGCAAGAATGCGGCGTAATTTCAAAAGGCTTTTTCTTGACTGGTGTTCCAGGCACTGGTAAAACATTTTTTGCCAAGTGCATAGCTGGAGAGCTAAAACGATACCTAATAGAGCTAAACCTTAGCTTTTTTATAAATGCCGACGATACTTTTGGGCTTTTGAATAAATTTTTTAGCTTCTTTAAATTTACCGAAGGCAAATTTGTTCTTTTAATAGACGAGATAGAGAAGATGTTTAATGATAGCCCAAAATCAAAACAAGTTCTAGGCTATTTGCTTACAACATTAAATGAATTTGCAGATAAAAATAGCAAGAACAAGGCAGACGTCTTATTTATTGCAACAGCAAATAACGTTACCGACCTTGTAAAAAAGAACCCTGAATTATTCAGAAAGGGGCGTTTTGACCAGAGTATCTATTTAACAGCCCCTAAAGCTGAAAAAGCTATTAGCACGTTTGAATATTACATCAAAAAATCGCAAGAAAAATTTGCTAATGTTTCTATCCCTATGCTTTTCTTAACAGCAAAGCTCAACCAAAACAATGAAAAAGTAATTTTCTATGATGACAACACAAGGTATAGTCAAATAGTAACTCTTATTCAATCAAATGATGCAGTCATGAATATAATAAACAACTATACTCTAGTAAGCGATAAGCGCTCAGAGCAAAAAAATGAATTGTATGAGATCTTATTAAAAAAACAAGATGCCGTAAATTTAATAGACGAAATAAAAACAACATATAAATTTGCCCCAGATGCAATTCAACTTGTAGAAGATGGCTTTTCAATATATAGGGATAGAATGGAAACAAATAGAAGCGAGTTCCCATACGTTCCTGCTGAAATTGAAAGCATCGTGACTGAACTATTTTCAGATTACTATTTTTCTGAACGAGATACTGATATAATTAAATTCTTTAACGCAAATACGCCACTTCAAATATCTATGAGTTCTGGCATTAAAGAAATGAACGGCGCAACTATGGAATTTACAAAAATGTAA
- a CDS encoding ParB N-terminal domain-containing protein, with protein sequence MDFYEEISSIDPNEYEIRDNLDDRSIDGDLENSEDFLSLVKDIEANGIVVPLIFARKGERELELISGRRRLAALRALNNALRSEDKPPLQTIPVKIIKKDVPDSKIYQIAYSENALRKDLSPSARVEAMFLPLFNACNSDFAKAKKKNELRRRNFAMEGFLEELKALVKKISSNRNNITPRENFIIEELKNLAGIFNNMPYLRMLNSITKYKLTVVEKRLITHYGLELKYLLLCKKTRHNSTLKKIKEAYMFRAIQTPEEYESLKSTLNDFNVKLSDFYKIDNIDNSYIENFVKKAGIEPLTEWSDNLMLFLCEKLKEIMQNYKNEKKKEPKIVLSREINTLIKSMPAEKLHKLKEFIEKSLIEKGDSI encoded by the coding sequence ATGGACTTTTATGAAGAGATAAGCAGCATTGACCCAAATGAATACGAAATCAGAGATAACCTTGATGATAGATCAATCGATGGTGATCTGGAAAATAGCGAAGACTTTCTCTCTCTTGTTAAAGACATAGAAGCAAACGGCATTGTAGTGCCATTAATTTTTGCTAGAAAAGGCGAAAGAGAGCTAGAATTAATAAGTGGCAGAAGAAGACTTGCAGCTCTTAGGGCATTAAATAACGCATTAAGAAGCGAAGACAAACCACCGCTACAAACAATACCAGTTAAGATCATCAAAAAAGATGTCCCTGACTCGAAAATATACCAAATAGCATATAGTGAAAATGCTTTGAGAAAAGATCTATCGCCATCTGCTAGAGTAGAAGCAATGTTTTTACCTCTATTTAATGCTTGCAATAGCGATTTCGCAAAAGCAAAAAAGAAAAACGAATTAAGAAGAAGAAATTTTGCTATGGAAGGTTTTTTAGAAGAATTAAAAGCATTAGTAAAAAAGATTAGCAGCAATAGAAACAATATAACTCCAAGAGAAAATTTTATAATTGAAGAATTAAAAAATCTTGCAGGCATTTTTAATAATATGCCTTACTTAAGAATGCTAAATAGTATTACAAAATACAAACTAACTGTTGTAGAAAAACGGCTGATTACCCACTATGGCCTAGAGTTAAAATATCTATTGTTATGTAAAAAAACAAGGCATAATAGCACTCTTAAAAAAATAAAAGAAGCTTATATGTTCAGAGCAATTCAAACTCCTGAAGAATATGAAAGTCTGAAATCAACCCTTAATGACTTTAATGTTAAATTAAGTGATTTCTATAAAATTGATAATATAGACAATTCTTATATAGAAAACTTTGTAAAGAAAGCTGGCATAGAGCCTCTTACGGAATGGTCTGATAATTTAATGCTATTTTTGTGCGAGAAGCTAAAAGAGATAATGCAAAATTACAAAAATGAAAAAAAGAAAGAACCCAAAATTGTTTTAAGTAGGGAGATCAATACTCTTATTAAATCTATGCCTGCCGAGAAATTACATAAGCTTAAAGAATTTATCGAGAAAAGTCTTATAGAAAAAGGAGATAGCATATAA